A single window of Xiphophorus hellerii strain 12219 chromosome 12, Xiphophorus_hellerii-4.1, whole genome shotgun sequence DNA harbors:
- the cdk7 gene encoding cyclin-dependent kinase 7, whose amino-acid sequence MALDVKTRAKRYEKLDFLGEGQFATVYKARDKVTDTIVAIKKIKVGHRTEAKDGINRTALREIKLLQELHHPNIIGLLDAFGHKSNISLVFDFMETDLEVIIKDTSLVLTPAHIKAYILMTLQGLEYMHQHWVLHRDLKPNNLLLDGSGVLKLADFGLAKAFGSPNRVYTHQVVTRWYRSPELLFGARMYGVGVDMWAVGCILAELLLRIPFLAGDSDLDQLTKIFEALGTPTEETWPGMTSLPDYVSFKIFPGTPLEHIFSAAGDDLLELLQGLFTFNPSTRTTATQALKMRYFSNRPGPTPGAQLPRPNSSVEALREKETVGLKRKIDSLDTTVMKKKLIF is encoded by the exons AAGCCAGAGACAAAGTGACTGACACGATAGTTGCAATTAAAAAG ATTAAGGTCGGACACAGAACTGAGGCCAAAGATG gTATAAACCGGACTGCTCTCAGGGAGATCAAATTACTCCAGGAGCTGCATCATCCAAACATCATcggg CTGTTGGATGCATTTGGACACAAATCAAATATAAGCTTGGTGTTTGACTTCATGGAAACAGACCTGGAG gtcaTCATCAAAGACACCAGCCTTGTCTTAACTCCAGCCCACATTAAAGCCTATATCCTCATGACGTTACAAGGGTTGGAGTACATGCACCAACACTGGGTCCTGCACAGA GATCTGAAGCCCAATAATCTGCTGTTAGACGGGAGTGGAGTGTTGAAGTTGGCTGATTTTGGTTTGGCCAAAGCTTTTGGCAGCCCCAACAGAGTCTACACACATCAAGTTGTTACCAG GTGGTACCGTTCTCCTGAGCTCCTGTTTGGTGCCAGGATGTACGGTGTGGGCGTAGACATGTGGGCTGTAGGATGCATACTGGCCGAGTTACTGCTTCGG ATACCGTTTCTCGCTGGAGACTCAGATCTTGACCAGCTGACTAAAATCTTTGAAGCTCTTGGGACTCCCACAGAAGAGACGTGGCCT GGGATGACGAGCCTACCAGATTATGTCTCCTTCAAGATATTTCCTGGCACCCCCCTGGAGCATATATTTAGTGCGGCTGGAGACGATTTACTCGAGCTCCTGCAAGGCCTCTTCACCTTTAACCCATCAACAAGAACAACGGCCACacag GCTCTAAAGATGAGGTACTTTAGTAATCGCCCTGGTCCCACTCCTGGTGCCCAGCTTCCCCGACCCAACAGCTCAGTAGAGGCTTTGAGGGAGAAGGAAACCGTTGGACTAAAGAGGAAAATAGACAGCTTGGATACAA ctgttatGAAGAAGAAGCTCATTTTCTGA